DNA from Artemia franciscana chromosome 8, ASM3288406v1, whole genome shotgun sequence:
TTGGCAAAAAATAAGTCAGTCAATTAAGAAGAATTTAGTGCTAGAATTCTAGTGAATTCCTCTGTGTACAGTTTCCCTTTGAAAGGTCATCCCAGAAACTTctctccccatggaaaaatcTCCTCTTTGAAAATCACCactgcagaaaattcccccatgaCTTTCGACTGGTACATGAGACTTAATGAATATTACATACCTGAAATCAGCGTTCAATTGatttaccaatttttatcgaAAATTCCGTGCTTTAGAGTTCCAGTTACTATTTGGCCGAACTGCTTCTAACTTAGTTTTTTACGACGAGCTGTATGATTAATTGATCAGGCATGGAATCCACTCTTAGAGAGAGCACCGGTGGCGGACATGGATATTAACTTTATGACAAATTTCTATAGGGATTTCTGAAATACGTATTACAAGACTTCCATGACTTGAGTGGATCACTTTTTCTTGTAACTAAAGACTCCCCACTGAAAATCTGGAAGGCCGTGACAGATGCAGGTTCTGACGAAGCTCACCTTGCATTGAATACATAATCTTCTTAATATAGTCCCCATAAACTGGATTCTTTCTGTAGCGTCTGAATCAGAGGGACTGTCATGACACTTACATCTGTTGATACAGATTCCAGTAACACCAAGTCCACGCATCTTGCTACTTTACTCTGAACTTGAAGAAGATCGTCCGGAGTGATATATAATTTCTTGAAACGCGAATTGAAGTATGTGGCAATCGTGAAGAGTGTGATCTAAACAAAGCCTATAAGGCTAGAAGGTATTCTTATCTAGCCAACACTTTCGGAGGCTCTCAGCAACATTTGAGAGTCCACCTTTACTAAACTTAGTTTGCGAACAGCCTCTGCCAACTTCTGGATACAGCTGTGCATACTGTGTATCAGCATAGATGATTCAATGAATTGAATACGTTATTCTTCTTCTCGTCCATTTATGATACAATTTTCTCTGCTGGATAATCACcgttaaatacaaaaaaaattgttttcgatATCGACACTTACGTTTTAATAACCGATATCGATAGTGTATGCGATATATCGATGTCGATATTTTAGATCGACTAACTATACACAGACACTAATTCTCACAAGTATTATTTCTCTTTTGAGGGCTAGAAGTGATTGAAAGTGAAATCTCACTTCCTCCCTTGCCCTATATTACAACTCAGCCTTTCAGAAACCCTATTGATGTCGAACCAAAACTCTCTGAAGAAATTTTGTGTTTAAAGATATCTAAATATCTGCTTAGACAACCTTTTGGTATGTATCACCACATAATCGATTGTTCAATTACTCTAAGGTTGGTATTGTTTGTCTCACCAGCTCGGAACTCTTTGGAACTGTTTGCCAGACCAAGATTCCCAGAAACGCTGAAAAGATTTTCTCTTGAAACAACAGGTTTGCCAGAATAAATCAAGAGGCGCTATGTACGCccgtttttcaaattatttacaatatctcaggaacggcccGGAGGATGGAGTTGACAATACCAGTTAGTGTAAGGAAAGTAAGGAAGGTGGGTCAAAGAGATCTTAAAGTCTGTGATTGAGAGGGGGAAGAAACCATGTCTTCAATCTACCTAAATGGTTTTGCACTAAAATTGCCTGTAGAATTAGAATTACGATTAATGAGCTAAACTAAAAGATTCTGGGTGTTAACAGTTTATTAGAAAAGAGTGTTTGCTTTAAGTATCAGTATGAAACTTTTTAGGAAGACAGAGGAGTAAGTGAGCCCCAAATTTCAACTTTTAGGGAGGGAGTGGGCTGTGGAAGGGGggctgaaaaagtatttttcagtaCACTTAAACGCTTTTACAGTGTAAGCCCCCGTGTGACTTACAAATTAAGTATGATTAAGTAGCAAGGTAAATTAAAAGATGCCATTTTATTCCAAGATATCAAAATAATGTATTTGCATTAAAACAAGAACGGTTCTGGTGAAATGTAGGGGAAGGCGAATAGATTAACTTGCCAATTTTAGCTTGGGTGAGAGAACAGGAGAAGGGgtggctaaaaaaaaagttctcgaTCCATCCAAATGTTTTGCAGAATAAACCCCTATGGAGTATATACACTAATCAGAACCAAAGAATGAGGTAAGATCGAAAGATCCTATATGCTACCAGGTAATCAAAATGAACCGTCTGTAATCTTCTGAGAACAGCGTAGGAAACCAATTTGAAACTCTCAGGAaatgtttaaaagtttttggAGACTTAACTTTAACTCAGGCAGGAtttaaagctaaataaaaatggACTATTTGCATTCAGGTAACCTTGGCCTACTTGGTGTACGGCAGGAACTCCTTGGAGGCtagagttgaaattttcaggaagtgTAGAAGAAGGATGGGATATGACTAACGGTACTTAAAATTTGTGATTAAAGGAGCGCTTATAAATGTTATGTCTTTGATCTACCCACTTTTTTGCACTGTAAGCCTCCGTGGGCTTTAAAATTATTCACTTTTTTATagtgaagtaaatcaaaagacaccacAAAGTACCTGGTTATCAATTTAATAGCATAACTGTAACATCTCTGGAAGGGCTTGGAGAATTATATTGAAACATCCAGGAGGTGTAGGAGTTGGGGTCAAGTggaattattattttgaaatggaaaaagggTTTATAGAACGGCTAATAAAATTTAATCCAGTTATATCCATTTCGCTGAAAGTCCCTGTAGACTTCGGGCGTTAGGTATTTAATCTTATTCAATGTAAACTatcaagaaaaatcaaaataatttgcgGGAAATGTCTTGGGGATCAATTTAAAATCCTCAAAGAGTAGTGGAAGGGTGACAATTGGACCTTGAATCAAGATTTAATGGAGGAAATGGAGGTAAAAGGTTTCAAAGAGGTTTTTCCGTTGTGTCTAAAATTTAAACACTACCAGTCCTTGTTTGACTAAGATCTGCTCCGAGGGAAAAAGAGATAGACAGACAGTAACATCGTCAGTCCAGACTATCAGAATACTTGTATCCTCAGGAACAGCTTTGGaaatccagttaaaattttaaagagtgTAGGAGGGCCAAGTGGACTTTAGTATCTAACTTGAGGAGAGGGGCAAagataaattgaaagaaatcTTGCATCTAAAGAATCAAAATGGGGTATCTGCATTGTCTCTGGAACGACTTGAGGGCGGATCTGAAACTTTTGGAGTGTCGAGGATGAGGAAAGAACGGAAATGCACATTTGGTATTTGGAAGGAAGGGATCTAAGGGCAAAATGTATATTTATCTTTGGAAACCCTAATACTTTTGGTATTACTACATTCCATAGTCCTATACGTACTATTTGTTAAAAACAGCTCAAAAACGTATTTACAAGATATTGATAttactttaatatatttcaCAAACTAAACTCCACAGTCAGAAACCCAGGATTCAGTGTTGGTTCCTTTGCAATTATTTATCCATCCATACCAAGCATCAAATCCATGGCGTCCGTGAATTTTCTTGGCACATGCAACATCGTCAGCAATACTGTCATCGAGTAGATCTGGAATTAAAAGATAAAGATGAGAGACATAGGCAAGTATATTGGGGAATACTTCCTCCTCGCCTTCTCCTTAAACATAAAATGTCTTTACTTTGCTGTAAAGTTGCATGTATTTTCATATGAATTTCTGATTTTGCATTTTGCTGATATTGACAGCCCCCCTCCTCTCAAAGCTTcacctaattttcaaaataaacttcAGTTGAATAAATGTGCAACTGAATAATAACTAAACATTTAcacaaatattacaaaaataaatttagaagaTTCTGGCTACCGTCTTTAAGATTGGGAAAAATCATAGTAGTCACCATAAATATAGGAAatttaaatatctattttacAGAGGTAAAAACTTATCTGTATAATAGAGGTGTGGTATTATAGAAAAATTATAGAAGTGTAtacaacatttttaattttttttttcttactttaggGCCATTTGTCACAAGAGAGTCACTGAGGAAGAGTGGTGTATAAATTGatagaaatttctttatttagagttttggccaCTATTGCGTGAGGTCACTCTTTAGGTACATTTTGCTACAACGAAATTCTTGTATCTAAGACAACATGTGAGTGGTATACCTATTTGCAAAGTAATGATGCTGAAAACTTGGCTTCGCTCGACGACACAgctttacttattttttaaaattttggttactactaAGCCTCGTCATTCTTTAGTTATGCTTCGTTACCATGGACCATTTGATAACATAGAAAATTTAGGCTTCATCCTAGGAGAAAAGGCACTGAAGGCTTGAGCTCAGACCAGATTTAGTTGCAATTTAGTTGCAAAACCAGATTTAGTTGCAAAACCCGCCTTCAttctgatagaaaaaaaaacatgaagcaAGTTTGTAAGGAATTCAACCCTAACTTTACTACCAACTGTTATACTCTTTTCAAACGATTAAAAGAAGCGATTTAGTACAAAATGAGAAGGCGTACTTACTGGCACAGTTTACATTGCAGTCATTATATGCAGGGTTTGTAGAAATGTAACACCAATAATAGTCATTGACCTGCAATAAAAAGGGTATAGACATTTGGGATATTAATCAAATCTCCGTTTTATTTGGCCTTCGGCCGGTTGCTATGGTCGCTCTTACGAATATTCGTCTTTAAGACAGAACAAGACTGGGCCATTGGCACTTATTAATCTGCTATTAGGACGTCTTATTTTGTCcttttcagtatattttttattttattttgatggtttttctttccttttcagtattttttttttgatagttCAGTTTAACTTGAACAGTTTCAAAACAGatttacataaatttttaatttcaatttctagcttttattaattataattgttGTCAGTTCAGTGGgaacattttaagaaaatttaccaATATAAACCcaatcctatatatatatatatatatatatatatatatatatatatatatcatgaaaagagaaatcaccaatgctacagcacaaacacacacacacaaaaaaaaaaaaaaaaaaaaaaaaaaaaaaaaaaaaaaaaaaaaaaaaaaaaaaaaaaaaaaaaaaaaaaaaaaaataaagagacagaaggagaaaaggaagactgttttcctaaattagtgattaatatagaccagcacttgaatgaggcctcaaccctactcatccatacaatcacataggtcaaacagcatagccacacacaatcaaccataaagaataatccatggacaggcagtcatgtcgtcaataagtataagtcgtcatttaccgaacaatagaaaaaataatatagacaaataattcagaggcaacacccaacataagggctcatcaggagaatacactggcctatattgggtttcgccactctaaattctctacccagcacagtgttgtggctaccacagaatatccatggcatccccgcgtcaggtatcacccccaaattacatgcctatgaaaaaaaaaaaaaacagcaaatgtaaaacaaccaagtaaaaccaaaaccaaaacaagcttatcctgttaatatatccctccctttcgaggaatcaaaagaacagcaaggaaatgaatgcttgcctgaaaaattctaatttatgggcacacgtaaaaatattaaaattaactgcaaatatgcgtgtccgattgcgaaacgatgactctggtcaaacattttcagatcaattgctggcaattggaaacggaaaggtCCCactagactcaatttcaggacatatACAACTACTTGCTGAaatctgtaatttagtgacgtccaaaaatgaattgattgaaaaagtatttccgaatattctaaaaaattataaaaataataaatggctaagtgaaagagcgattctcgcacccaaaaatatagacgtccacgaaatcaacaatattgttttgaccaagattcgagaccaggcagtcctttacaagtcagtcgacacagttttggaaccaaatgaagcggttaattatccatctgaatttttaaattccataaatccttcagggtttccaccacacgtgctacaactaaaaataggcgtaccaataatacttttaagaaatatcaacccaccaaagctttgcaatggcacgcgacttgccgtaaaaaaaaacaatggaaaacctaatagaggccacaatcttgacagggccttttgagggtgaggctgttcttattcctcgcactcccatgattccaacggatctgccttttcaatttaaaagattgcaattcccaattcgattagcatttgcaatcatcattaacaaagctcaaggtcaatcattagaaaaatgtggtatagatcttaatactgattattttttccatggacaattgtacgttgcttgttcgagggtcggtaaacctgacaatctatttatatgcagcgacaattggacagcgaagaatgttgtatattcgcaagttttacgcatttaatttgtattgtatctatctatctatctatctatataaaaacgagttgtgtgtatgcatgtttgtttgtttgtaaaaagagcgtttgcatatgacgtcattattagtacatacggctttgtatatgcacagacaatgggaaagccaagaatgttgtatattcgcaatttttacgtagtttgaaacacatatataaatctatctatattcacaggtgggacacagggacacaactacaatggcgcgtaactaatattgcgcgtaacgacttacgcgcgcagggggcttgggggggcgcgaagcgccccaccaactaggtgttggggtggcgcgaagcgccaccccaacagctagtttatatatatatatatatatatatatatatatatatatatatatatatatatatatatatatatatatatatatatatataaatatcgcCGTTTTGGAAAATACTAACAAATTCTGACAAGTGAAAAATTTGTTCAGTTTTGTTCCGGCTCGCAAAATACCTTTTACATTTTCCCCCTTGCACCTGTAACTCTGATCTAATTAGAAAATTCAGCATTGCTGACCTCATTTTAGCTGCGCAAAAACAAATCCGTGCTTATAATTCCCTTCTGACGAATTCCGACGACCATCCTTGGTCGTCGGTAGGGGCCCAGTAGTTAAATCTCTCTGGAATATATCTAGCAGAAcgtcatccgcttttcggagcgtcTATGCGCTGCAAAAATGCTTTGATAGACTAAAGACCAGAAACACGAGCTTTCATCTTactctaaatattaaaatacttaTGCAAAagtaaaatgataataaaaaaaatacacactaGAACTTCTAGTGAAGAAGCCaacaaattaaaatgcaattaaataataaaaaaagaacaattttcccccatcatatacgttatagtttttgttcgtttagtTCCAATATTGCTCCTTGATTTCccttgaaaaaacatatttgttttatataatttctaatcgtttttagattatgctgggaaatccggtaCCCCCTTTATGAAAAACCTCCTCCAAGGCAAATTCCTCTATTGAAAGATCCTCTCTCATAACCCCCTCCTTCCGACCGCTTCCTCCAGACTAGAAGAAATCCtcccctgaaaacgtgtgtatatttcccaataaccaatacaatatgtaaataatgggcaaagttcacaacttgtaGCCTTacccctgaggactgtgggggattaggtCATTCTCAATGACGTtgtattagatttttcgactatgctaaacaaattggctaccttaaaattttaatggggTGACTTTggataaaaatgagcgtggaagggggcctagttacctttacttaaaaaggacactataacttctaatttccgttttaATGAGCTATTTTACGATATCCTAGGATCATTGGGTCGatatacgattacccctgggaaaaaaaacagacaaatagaCATTCATCCATGATCTTTATTTTGGCAAAACAttcgaaattctacatttttgcagataggagcttcaaacctcCATATTGGGGTTTTCTGATAGGCTAAATCTggcggtgtgattttcattaacattttatgacttttagggagtgtttcccctttttttcgaaaataaggcaaatttttccaggctcgtaacttttgatggacaagactgaaccttatatatttgaaatcaacataaaaatttgattctattgATGTATCTGAAGTtatcaaaacatgttttttaaccgTTTTTtaactttcggttactatggggcCGGCTTGCTCCTTGCAAGTTCGTTGCAAGTGCTGTTTAATGTGAAGTATTTGGGTTACAACAGCTGGAAGGCTTATCAATGCAatagagaaaaatagaaaaagaaaattcattttaaaaatgattgctcataagtaaaagtagtaaaatTGAAATAACAGTAACGTATTTCTAaacaaaatatcaatttcacaaAATGCGAAGATTTGTGTATATTTGTATTTGGgccaaattttctttctttttcctatataataaaaataaagttcttaGTTTGGTACTCCAGCAGAGCATCTCTGGATGTACACTTTAGACAACAGTCTGCTAATATGGGTTCCTAAGATATCTAATGGTACCTTAAAAGAGGGGTACTGATTTTTAATTTAGGTGTTCAGAAAAATGAATTAAGCTAATGTAGATTACATAGCATCATTTCCATATGCATAGTGTATCAGTGGGTTCATTACTTGCTAAAACTGTACTGCGTAATCATTAGTTATTTGTTTGACatagaagaaaatagaaaataaatctcCATTTGTTCCAAGAAAATCCAAAAGataaacaacaagagctaagagctcatatggcacttgtgacatggtcggaagagccgagacacaagagctcacatggtatgagctctagcgaaattctaggaatcaatagattgctttaaaagaaaaatcagaggcttaatgccggacggaatttaaaataagggctctgagtcACGGGgttcttaaaaaatatcaaaattcattaagatccgattacccacgcGTAATTTaagaatacctcaattttcctaatttttcctctcctttcaacacccccccccccagatggtcgaattggagaaaacaactttatcaagtcaatttgtgcaggtccctgacacgcctaccaattttcatcatcctagcataTCCAGAAGTagcaaactcgccaaagcactggactcgacctaactcccccaaagagaacggatccagtccggttacgtcaatcacgtatctacgacaattgcttattctacccaacaagtttcatcccgatctctccaatcgaagcgttttccaagatttctggtttccccctccaactccccccaatggcaCCAGaaacggtcgggatttaaaatagggatgagacatgagttccttctaaatatcaaatttcattaagattcccagttggtcgaatcggggaaaacgactttatcaagcaatttgtgcagctccttgacacgtctaccaattttcatcgtcctagcacgtccagaagcaccaaactcgccaaagcactgaaccccaccacctaactcccccaaaaagagcggaaccagtccgattacgtcaatcacgtatctacgacatttacaagcgttttccaagatttctggtttccccctccaactaccccaatgTCAATGTCAGATCTGAtcggtatttgaaataagagttctgaaacataagtttcttctaaatatcaaatttcattaagatctgattacccattcgtaagatacctcgattttcacattttctcagaattccggttttccctcCACCCCCCttcagtgtcaccggatctggtcgggatttaaaatgagagccctaaaacacaagatccttctagatatcaaatttcattaagatttgattaccgttcgtaagttacaaatacctcattttttttttcctaattactccccccccccatcccaccaaagagagctgatcctgtccggttatgtcagtcacttatcttggacttgtgcttgttctgtcaaccaagtttcatactaatctctccgctttaagcgttttccaagattcccccaccccctaatgacactagattcggtcgagatttaaaataagagatctgagtttcgagatacttctaaatatgaaattccattcAGATACGagcactctttcgtaagttaaaaatacctcattttttcaattttttagaattaaccctccccccaactcccccaaagagagcagatccattccggttatatcaatcccgtatctaggacttgtacttattttttccaccaagtttcatcccaatccctccagtctaagcgtttaCCAAGATTTTTAGGTATTTCCAaactccccccatgtcaccggatccggtccaCGGATCCGGATCCGGTCCCAAAAAACGGAAACGAGATGTCGGCTGTGGTGGCTctgaagaaagaaagaagacacTGCCCATATTATAAACACTATTCGGCTTCAGGAACGTCAGCGGCTGCAATAATTAAAATTGCCGCAAATGCCACTTTTGTAAATTGTCAGAAGAGCCAAAAAACGGAAACGAGATGTCGGCTGTGGTGGCTCTGAAGAAAGAAAGACGATGCTACCCATATTATAACACGATTTTACTTCAGAAACAACAGCGgcaataataactaaaagtaCCATATATGTCATTTATGTAAATTGTCAGGAGagctaaaaaacgaaaaaaaaaagttttttctgctaTGGTGGCTCTGAAGGCTGAGGCtattgataataaaaggaacatatcctaaacaaacttttttgctcttttcagTACTATAGATCAAGTTCAAGTATTCCGAGCGAATTTataattattccattttatgGCGTATGCCTCCGTtgttaatgaaaaaaaggaggcAAATACAAGTCCCCATGTTGTGGCTTCAGAAGATAATCCTCTTCTGTCATGCTGTATTGTAacaagacatgaaaaaaaaaaagacacatacGCTACTTAGAGGCATATTTCTCTTTTAGTCTTTGTAACGATACAAGATAAGGCAATTCAAACTGCGCCATTCAATTCATCGTGCTTAGTTTCATAAATTTCATCGTGCTTACTTATGAAACTTACATAAAGCATAAACAgatcatggtaacgaactgtagtagggagcaacccggctcaatagtaaccaaaactctaaaaaatggatacaattttgataccaacagctaTATCAAAGGAATCGccttttaatactgattttaaatatataagtttcatcaagtttagttttacccatcaaaagttaagagcctgagaaaatttgcgttattttagaaaatagggggaaacaccccctgaaagtcatagaatcttaacgaaaatcgcaccatcagattcagcgcatcagagaaccctactgtagaagtttcaagctcctatctacaaaaatgtggaattttgtgttttttgccagaaggcagatcacggatgcgtgtttattcaaCTAAAAGGTCATGTGTCGCACTTTTAATTATCATAGCCAAGCATAGGAGGGCTGAGTGAACCTCAACTGAAGTACATATTGCTGGTTATCACCCGTTGTTTTACCAAAGcctcctttttttgttttttgttgttttgtttttttttgctgaactTATCCAAGCTGTCTTTATACTGATTTTATTCTAGCTGTCTCTCCGAACAACCCGCTTTACACTCaagaatctttctttttttttaaattatagatATATCCCTAGTTTTCTTATAAAATCAATCATAACGAAACTATGAAAGACAGAGAAATCGCATAAACATACAaaatagacttaaaaaaaatcttatatagcGATACTGGCGCTATGACCGTTCAATGTTTTCTTGATAGCACAAATGTAACAACTTTTAGTTAGGCggataatcataataaaaacagttcaaaaaggaCAATTAGATGAAATACTACGAACAAACAATTAAAAGGGCTCATTTTGTGAAttcggagtttttttttaattagcaatGCTATCTACCtcttaaatgtttattttttataaaccattgattttttttttcggtattgGACCATTGTCTCTATGTTTAGGCATCCAGCATCCTCGGATTCCCAGTCACTTCCATTTAGTATGACCAACACGGTATACTTACACCGTCATAGGTACAATTTGGAAATCCTGGTACAGCTGAAAACAGCAAATCTTCGGTAAATTTGGGGTTCTCTTAACCTTTTCTAACTTGGATATCTGTTCAAGCCTTAGTTTATCGAAGATTTTCATACTGTGACATCAAATTCGTAAGCCATTTACATGGTCTAAAATAAAAGTTGATGATACAATTTTAGTTGGAAAACTGGTGTAGTTTATTCCAAAGCGTTGGCGACCCTGCTTCCATTACATGTGACAAAGAATtagtatttattgtattttagcTTAGAAGCAAAAAAATACTGACCTGGAAAAGGCCCCAGTCGTAGCTTCCGCTAGTTACTCCACTTCCACCGTTTGGTCCACCCTTAGCTGCAGTATTGTAGCTGCTTTCATGTTTGACAAGACAAACCCCTTAAACATAAAAGGTGCATTATTAAAAATACGGTACAAAAACATATATCAcgctcttttgtttcattctgTTACTCCACTTTGATGttctggaaaaaattattattattactacctACCACAAGCCTACCACATGCCGAGTGCTGGGGCCTGGCTAAATAGGAACGTGTTAAAAATGGGGTGAAAACAAAGAATTGTGTTGTTGAAAGACCAAACCCTTCAACATTCTATGTGTTCACTGGGGAGCCCTCTATTTTTCCCATTAAAGAATAGCAACCAAAGCTGACTCATTTGGAGGTTGCTACTGACAACGAAAATCAATAAATGCAAGTCTACCACATACCAAATACCGGAGCCCGGCTTTAAAATCTGCtacatgtttttttctaaacaatTAGATTGACATTCCTGACCACTAAAACGATCTAAAGAGA
Protein-coding regions in this window:
- the LOC136029956 gene encoding lysozyme c-1-like: MKGFVAFVLCLSLISVAHGKVYERCELARTLLNTYGFSRSTLGDWVCLVKHESSYNTAAKGGPNGGSGVTSGSYDWGLFQVNDYYWCYISTNPAYNDCNVNCANLLDDSIADDVACAKKIHGRHGFDAWYGWINNCKGTNTESWVSDCGV